One genomic window of Solea solea chromosome 12, fSolSol10.1, whole genome shotgun sequence includes the following:
- the LOC131469765 gene encoding kinesin-like protein KIF21A isoform X3 → MTTGQDESSVRVALRIRPQLARERIEGCHICTCVMPGEPQVILGKDKSFTYDYVFDMDSQQDAIYSTCTEKLIEGCFEGYNATVFAYGQTGSGKTYTMGTGFDVNIAEEELGIVPRAVHHLFKSIEQRRQAAQEQGRPMPEFKINAQFLELYNEEVLDLFDSTRDMKQKSHIKIHEDATGGIYTVGVTTRTVSSEAEMMQCLKLGALSRTTASTQMNVQSSRSHAIFTIHLCQVRVCASDNQENETDNRVSNGNSEMDEYETLTAKFHFVDLAGSERLKRTGATGDRAKEGISINCGLLALGNVISALGDRSRRSSHVPYRDSKLTRLLQDSLGGNSQTVMIACISPSDRDFMETLSTLKYANRARNIKNKVMVNQDKASQQISALRTEIARLQMELMEYKAGKRMVGEDGVESFSDMFHENTMLHTENSNLRVRVKAMQETIDAQRARLTQLLSDQANQVLARAGEGGTEEIGNMIQSYIKEIEDLRAKLLESEAVNENLRKNLSRASNRQSLYGGSGSFSSSLLAPEKETSDIIELAKKDLEKLKKREKKKKKSVNKEEIPDNEQEKGIEKEMTERVSADAEMEIQEASDHEEGEEEEEEEEEEMDVEESSDDSDSESDEKENFQADLANITCEIAIKQKLIDELENSQRRLHTLKQQYEQKLMMLQCKIRDTQLERDRVLQNMNSVETGTEDKTRKIKVEYEKKLSVMNKELHKLQSAQKEHARLLKNQSQYEKQLKKLQMDVAEMKKTKVRLMKQMKEQQEKNRMNESRRNREIATLKKDQRKQEHQLKLLEAQKRQQELILRRKTEEVTALRRQARPTSGKVIRKVSLPEPAAQDSAHRPPSGRMYSSGNAAPNGTRSYYRRTVGIYSTRVARNKWQCLERRICDIIMQRMTISNMEADMNRLLKQREELTKRKEKVLRKKDRLTREGAELEKAVPPLNEEVDALTANIDYINDSIADCQANIMQMEETKEEGDTLDISAVIGSCTLGESRFLLDHFMTMAINKGLQAAQKESQVKVMEGRLKQTEITSATQNQLLFHMLKEKAEFNPELDALLGNALQELGNIPAENGDDSSSDESAQSPSAEGTTLASDLMKLCGETKTRNKARRRTTTQMELLYANSDSVPEAPTADFSSPMLLLAETPDGGGDMDTSGSSVRDYTALSPGFSSKMGSISGSRTSPALEKRTPEPSPLSRRKTYDRAHAAADRAKVKEIKQNNGCLHSSSSRLQRAVSHPRSDPAKGVINPVPSTKSSRSATLQCVHVAEGHTKAVLCVDCTDDLLFTGSKDRTCKVWNLVTGQEIMSLAGHPNNVVSVRYSSSLVFTVSTSCIKVWDIRDSAKCIRTLTSSGQVNVGDISASNTSRTVTIPPGENQINEIALNPNGSVLYAAAGNSVRVWDLRRFASTGKLTGHLGPVMCLTVDQSGSNQDLVITGSKDHYIKLFEVTECSLGSIGPTHNFEPPHYDGIESLVVQGDFFFSGSRDNGIKKWDLDRKDLLQQVPNAHRDWVCALGVVPGSPALLSGCRGGVLKLWHTDTLGALGELKGHESPINSISTNSSHLFTASDDRTVKIWRARGGLDSTSEVVDNADEVASN, encoded by the exons ATGACGACGGGACAGGACGAAAGCTCAGTCCGCGTGGCACTGAG GATTCGTCCTCAGTTGGCCAGGGAGAGGATCGAAGGATGTCACATCTGTACATGTGTGATGCCCGGGGAGCCTCAGGTGATCCTCGGGAAAGACAAGTCCTTCACCTACGACTATGTGTTCGACATGGACTCCCAGCAGGACGCCATCTACAGCACATGCACCGAGAAGCTGATTGAAGGCTGCTTCGAAGGCTACAACGCCACTGTGTTTGCATATGGACAG ACGGGTTCAGGGAAGACCTACACTATGGGGACGGGCTTTGATGTCAACATTGCAGAGGAAGAACTGGGCATCGTCCCCCGCGCCGTCCATCACCTTTTTAAAAGCATTGAGCAACGGCGCCAGGCCGCCCAGGAGCAGGGACGCCCCATGCCGGAGTTTAAGATCAACGCCCAGTTCCTTGAG CTTTATAATGAGGAAGTTCTGGACCTGTTTGACTCCACACGAGACATGAAGCAAAAATCTCACATTAAGATCCACGAAGATGCCACGGGAGGAATCTACACAGTTGGTGTGACCACACGGACCGTGTCCTCAGAGGCTGAG ATGATGCAGTGCCTGAAACTGGGCGCTCTGTCTCGCACCACAGCCAGCACCCAGATGAACGTCCAGAGCTCTCGATCACACGCCATCTTCACCATCCACCTGTGCCAAGTCCGCGTTTGTGCCTCTGACAAT CAAGAAAACGAGACTGATAACAGAGTCTCCAACGGAAATTCTGAGATGGACGAGTATGAGACGCTGACAGCCAAATTTCACTTTGTTGACCTGGCCGGTTCTGAGAGGCTGAAAAGAACTGGAGCGACAGGCGATCGAGCCAAAGAGGGCATCTCCATCAACTGTGGACTG CTTGCTCTGGGGAATGTAATCAGTGCTTTGGGTGACCGGAGCAGGCGGTCATCACATGTGCCTTACAGAGACTCCAAACTGACCCGGCTTCTGCAGGACTCATTAGGAGGAAACAG CCAAACAGTGATGATAGCATGTATCAGCCCATCTGATCGTGACTTCATGGAGACGCTGAgcacattgaaatatgccaacCGAGCTCGCAACATCAAGAACAAGGTCATGGTGAACCAGGACAAGGCCAGCCAGCAGATCAGCGCTCTGAGGACGGAAATAGCTCGACTGCAGATGGAGCTGATGGAGTACAAGGCG GGTAAACGCATGGTGGGCGAGGACGGTGTGGAGAGCTTCAGTGACATGTTCCATGAGAACaccatgctgcacacagagaaTAGCAACCTGAGGGTGAGGGTGAAGGCCATGCAGGAGACCATCGATGCTCAGAGGGCACGGCTCACTCAGTTGCTTAGTGACCAAGCCAACCAAGTCCTCGCCAGAGCGG GGGAAGGAGGAACAGAGGAGATTGGAAACATGATTCAGAGCTACATCAAAGAGATTGAAGACCTCAG AGCCAAACTCCTGGAGAGTGaagctgtgaatgaaaatcTGAGGAAGAATCTGTCTCGTGCCTCCAACCGTCAGTCACTCTATGGAGGGTCTGgctccttttcctcctcactgCTGGCTCCTGAGAAGGAGACGTCTGACATCATTGAACTGGCCAAGAAAGACTTGGAGAAACTGAAGAAacgagagaaaaagaaaaagaagag TGTCAACAAGGAAGAAATTCCCGACAACGAGCAAGAAAAGGGCATTGAGAAGGAGATGACGGAGCGAGTCAGTGCTGACGCAGAGATG GAAATCCAGGAGGCCAGCGATcatgaggaaggagaggaggaggaagaggaggaagaggaggagatggatgTGGAAGAGAGCTCTGATGATTCTGACTCGGAGTCAGACGAAAAAG AGAACTTCCAAGCAGATCTGGCCAACATCACCTGTGAGATTGCCATCAAGCAGAAGCTGATTGATGAGCTGGAAAACAGCCAGCGGCGTCTCCACACACTCAAACAGCAGTATGAACAGAAGCTGATGATGCTGCAGTGCAAGATCAGGGACACCCAGCTGGAGAGGGACCGAGTCCTCCAGAACATGA ATTCAGTAGAAACTGGCACAGAAGACAAGACTCGCAAAATCAAGGTTGAATATGAGAAGAAGCTGAGTGTCATGAACAAGGAGCTTCATAAGCTCCAGTCTGCTCAGAAGGAACATGCCCGTCTGCTGAAGAACCAATCACAGTACGAGAAGCAGCTGAAGAAGCTTCAGATGGATGTGGCAGAAATGAAGAAGACAAAG GTCCGTCTCATGAAGCAGATGAAGGAGCAACAGGAAAAGAACAGGATGAACGAATCTCGCAGAAACCGTGAAATTGCTACCTTGAAGAAAGACCAACGCAAGCAAGAG CATCAACTGAAGTTACTGGAGGCTCAGAAGAGACAGCAGGAGCTCATTCTGAGGAGAAAGACTGAGGAG gtgaCAGCTCTGAGGAGGCAGGCCAGGCCCACCTCTGGTAAAGTCATCAGGAAAGTCAGTCTCCCAGAACCAGCAGCACAGGACTCGGCCCACAGACCCCCGTCTGGCCGCATGTACTCCTCTGGCAATGCAGCTCCGAATGGTACCCG ttctTACTACAGGCGTACAGTGGGGATTTACTCCACCAGAGTTGCTCGTAATAAATGGCAGTGCCTTGAGAGACgaatctgtgacatcatcatgcaGAGGATGACCATCTCAAATATGGAGGCCGACATGAACCGCCTTCTCAAG CAACGAGAGGAACTGACCAAGCGGAAGGAGAAGGTCCTCAGAAAGAAGGACCGTTTGACCAGGGAGGGGGCAGAGTTAGAGAAGGCGGTGCCTCCCCTCAACGAAGAAGTGGACGCGTTGACGGCCAACATCGACTACATCAATGACAGCATCGCAGATTGTCAGGCCAACATTATGCAGATGGAGGAAACCAAG GAGGAGGGTGACACATTGGACATCTCTGCTGTGATAGGTTCATGTACTCTGGGAGAGTCTCGTTTCCTTCTCGATCACTTCATGACAATGGCCATAAATAAG GGTCTGCAGGCAGCACAGAAAGAGTCCCAGGTGAAGGTGATGGAGGGCAGGCTGAAGCAGACCGAGATCACCAGTGCCACACAGAATCAGCTGCTCTTCCATATGCTGAAGGAGAAAGCAGAGTTCAACCCGGAGCTGGATGCCCTGCTGGGGAATGCTCTGCAAG AGCTAGGTAACATCCCAGCTG AAAATGGGGATGATAGCAGCAGTGATGAGTCTGCTCAGAGCCCTTCAGCAGAGGGGAC CACTTTAGCGTCAGACCTCATGAAACTATGTGGAGAAACCAAAACCAGGAATAAG GCTCGAAGGAGGACCACCACTCAGATGGAGTTGCTGTATGCAAATTCTGACTCTGTCCCCGAGGCGCCAACCGCGGACTTCTCCAGTCCAATGCTGCTGTTAGCAGAAACaccagatggaggaggagacatgGACACATCAGGCTCATCAGTCAGGGACTACACAGCTCTCTCCCCTGGCTTTTCCTCTAAAATGGGCAGCAT TTCTGGCTCCAGAACATCACCAGCGTTGGAAAAGCGAACTCCGGAGCCTTCCCCACTCTCTCGCAGGAAGACGTATGACAGGGCGCATGCAGCAGCCGACAGGGCAAAGGTCAAGGAGATTAAACA GAATAATGGATGTCTCCACTCGTCCTCCAGCCGCTTACAACGAGCTGTTTCACATCCTCGCTCCGACCCAGCAAA GGGCGTCATTAACCCTGTGCCATCCACCAAGAGCAGTCGTTCAGCGACATTGCAGTGTGTCCATGTGGCAGAGGGACATACCAAAGCTGTTCTTTGTGTGGACTGCACTGATGACCTTCTCTTCACTGGATCCAAAG ACCGGACGTGTAAGGTGTGGAACCTGGTGACCGGTCAGGAGATAATGTCACTTGCTGGTCACCCCAACAATGTGGTGTCGGTCCGCTACAGCTCCAGTTTAGTCTTCACTGTGTCGACCTCCTGCATCAAAGTCTGGGACATCCGTGACTCGGCCAAGTGCATCCGTACACTGAC GTCTTCTGGTCAGGTAAACGTTGGGGACATCTCTGCATCGAACACCAGTCGAACTGTCACCATCCCACCCGGCGAGAACCAGATCAACGAGATTGCTCTCAACCCCAACGGGTCAGTTCTCTACGCGGCTGCTGGCAACTCGGTCAGAGTCTGGGATCTGAGGAG ATTTGCATCCACTGGTAAACTTACTGGTCATCTTGGCCCCGTAATGTGTCTGACCGTGGATCAGTCCGGAAGCAACCAAGACCTGGTGATCACGGGGTCCAAGGATCATTACATTAAG CTGTTTGAAGTGACCGAGTGCTCGTTGGGGAGCATCGGCCCAACACACAACTTTGAACCTCCACATTATGATGGTATCGAGTCACTGGTGGTGCAGGGAGACTTTTTCTTCAGCGGCTCTCGAGACAACGGCATCAAGAAGTGGGACCTGGACCGCAAAGACCTGCTGCAG
- the LOC131469765 gene encoding kinesin-like protein KIF21A isoform X1, giving the protein MTTGQDESSVRVALRIRPQLARERIEGCHICTCVMPGEPQVILGKDKSFTYDYVFDMDSQQDAIYSTCTEKLIEGCFEGYNATVFAYGQTGSGKTYTMGTGFDVNIAEEELGIVPRAVHHLFKSIEQRRQAAQEQGRPMPEFKINAQFLELYNEEVLDLFDSTRDMKQKSHIKIHEDATGGIYTVGVTTRTVSSEAEMMQCLKLGALSRTTASTQMNVQSSRSHAIFTIHLCQVRVCASDNQENETDNRVSNGNSEMDEYETLTAKFHFVDLAGSERLKRTGATGDRAKEGISINCGLLALGNVISALGDRSRRSSHVPYRDSKLTRLLQDSLGGNSQTVMIACISPSDRDFMETLSTLKYANRARNIKNKVMVNQDKASQQISALRTEIARLQMELMEYKAGKRMVGEDGVESFSDMFHENTMLHTENSNLRVRVKAMQETIDAQRARLTQLLSDQANQVLARAGEGGTEEIGNMIQSYIKEIEDLRAKLLESEAVNENLRKNLSRASNRQSLYGGSGSFSSSLLAPEKETSDIIELAKKDLEKLKKREKKKKKRLQQLLEEREMEEREEVVEEVEDASVNKEEIPDNEQEKGIEKEMTERVSADAEMEIQEASDHEEGEEEEEEEEEEMDVEESSDDSDSESDEKENFQADLANITCEIAIKQKLIDELENSQRRLHTLKQQYEQKLMMLQCKIRDTQLERDRVLQNMNSVETGTEDKTRKIKVEYEKKLSVMNKELHKLQSAQKEHARLLKNQSQYEKQLKKLQMDVAEMKKTKVRLMKQMKEQQEKNRMNESRRNREIATLKKDQRKQEHQLKLLEAQKRQQELILRRKTEEVTALRRQARPTSGKVIRKVSLPEPAAQDSAHRPPSGRMYSSGNAAPNGTRSYYRRTVGIYSTRVARNKWQCLERRICDIIMQRMTISNMEADMNRLLKQREELTKRKEKVLRKKDRLTREGAELEKAVPPLNEEVDALTANIDYINDSIADCQANIMQMEETKEEGDTLDISAVIGSCTLGESRFLLDHFMTMAINKGLQAAQKESQVKVMEGRLKQTEITSATQNQLLFHMLKEKAEFNPELDALLGNALQELGNIPAENGDDSSSDESAQSPSAEGTTLASDLMKLCGETKTRNKARRRTTTQMELLYANSDSVPEAPTADFSSPMLLLAETPDGGGDMDTSGSSVRDYTALSPGFSSKMGSISGSRTSPALEKRTPEPSPLSRRKTYDRAHAAADRAKVKEIKQNNGCLHSSSSRLQRAVSHPRSDPAKGVINPVPSTKSSRSATLQCVHVAEGHTKAVLCVDCTDDLLFTGSKDRTCKVWNLVTGQEIMSLAGHPNNVVSVRYSSSLVFTVSTSCIKVWDIRDSAKCIRTLTSSGQVNVGDISASNTSRTVTIPPGENQINEIALNPNGSVLYAAAGNSVRVWDLRRFASTGKLTGHLGPVMCLTVDQSGSNQDLVITGSKDHYIKLFEVTECSLGSIGPTHNFEPPHYDGIESLVVQGDFFFSGSRDNGIKKWDLDRKDLLQQVPNAHRDWVCALGVVPGSPALLSGCRGGVLKLWHTDTLGALGELKGHESPINSISTNSSHLFTASDDRTVKIWRARGGLDSTSEVVDNADEVASN; this is encoded by the exons ATGACGACGGGACAGGACGAAAGCTCAGTCCGCGTGGCACTGAG GATTCGTCCTCAGTTGGCCAGGGAGAGGATCGAAGGATGTCACATCTGTACATGTGTGATGCCCGGGGAGCCTCAGGTGATCCTCGGGAAAGACAAGTCCTTCACCTACGACTATGTGTTCGACATGGACTCCCAGCAGGACGCCATCTACAGCACATGCACCGAGAAGCTGATTGAAGGCTGCTTCGAAGGCTACAACGCCACTGTGTTTGCATATGGACAG ACGGGTTCAGGGAAGACCTACACTATGGGGACGGGCTTTGATGTCAACATTGCAGAGGAAGAACTGGGCATCGTCCCCCGCGCCGTCCATCACCTTTTTAAAAGCATTGAGCAACGGCGCCAGGCCGCCCAGGAGCAGGGACGCCCCATGCCGGAGTTTAAGATCAACGCCCAGTTCCTTGAG CTTTATAATGAGGAAGTTCTGGACCTGTTTGACTCCACACGAGACATGAAGCAAAAATCTCACATTAAGATCCACGAAGATGCCACGGGAGGAATCTACACAGTTGGTGTGACCACACGGACCGTGTCCTCAGAGGCTGAG ATGATGCAGTGCCTGAAACTGGGCGCTCTGTCTCGCACCACAGCCAGCACCCAGATGAACGTCCAGAGCTCTCGATCACACGCCATCTTCACCATCCACCTGTGCCAAGTCCGCGTTTGTGCCTCTGACAAT CAAGAAAACGAGACTGATAACAGAGTCTCCAACGGAAATTCTGAGATGGACGAGTATGAGACGCTGACAGCCAAATTTCACTTTGTTGACCTGGCCGGTTCTGAGAGGCTGAAAAGAACTGGAGCGACAGGCGATCGAGCCAAAGAGGGCATCTCCATCAACTGTGGACTG CTTGCTCTGGGGAATGTAATCAGTGCTTTGGGTGACCGGAGCAGGCGGTCATCACATGTGCCTTACAGAGACTCCAAACTGACCCGGCTTCTGCAGGACTCATTAGGAGGAAACAG CCAAACAGTGATGATAGCATGTATCAGCCCATCTGATCGTGACTTCATGGAGACGCTGAgcacattgaaatatgccaacCGAGCTCGCAACATCAAGAACAAGGTCATGGTGAACCAGGACAAGGCCAGCCAGCAGATCAGCGCTCTGAGGACGGAAATAGCTCGACTGCAGATGGAGCTGATGGAGTACAAGGCG GGTAAACGCATGGTGGGCGAGGACGGTGTGGAGAGCTTCAGTGACATGTTCCATGAGAACaccatgctgcacacagagaaTAGCAACCTGAGGGTGAGGGTGAAGGCCATGCAGGAGACCATCGATGCTCAGAGGGCACGGCTCACTCAGTTGCTTAGTGACCAAGCCAACCAAGTCCTCGCCAGAGCGG GGGAAGGAGGAACAGAGGAGATTGGAAACATGATTCAGAGCTACATCAAAGAGATTGAAGACCTCAG AGCCAAACTCCTGGAGAGTGaagctgtgaatgaaaatcTGAGGAAGAATCTGTCTCGTGCCTCCAACCGTCAGTCACTCTATGGAGGGTCTGgctccttttcctcctcactgCTGGCTCCTGAGAAGGAGACGTCTGACATCATTGAACTGGCCAAGAAAGACTTGGAGAAACTGAAGAAacgagagaaaaagaaaaagaagag ACTCCAGCAGCTcttggaagagagagagatggaggaaagggaggaggtggtggaagAGGTTGAGGATGCCAG TGTCAACAAGGAAGAAATTCCCGACAACGAGCAAGAAAAGGGCATTGAGAAGGAGATGACGGAGCGAGTCAGTGCTGACGCAGAGATG GAAATCCAGGAGGCCAGCGATcatgaggaaggagaggaggaggaagaggaggaagaggaggagatggatgTGGAAGAGAGCTCTGATGATTCTGACTCGGAGTCAGACGAAAAAG AGAACTTCCAAGCAGATCTGGCCAACATCACCTGTGAGATTGCCATCAAGCAGAAGCTGATTGATGAGCTGGAAAACAGCCAGCGGCGTCTCCACACACTCAAACAGCAGTATGAACAGAAGCTGATGATGCTGCAGTGCAAGATCAGGGACACCCAGCTGGAGAGGGACCGAGTCCTCCAGAACATGA ATTCAGTAGAAACTGGCACAGAAGACAAGACTCGCAAAATCAAGGTTGAATATGAGAAGAAGCTGAGTGTCATGAACAAGGAGCTTCATAAGCTCCAGTCTGCTCAGAAGGAACATGCCCGTCTGCTGAAGAACCAATCACAGTACGAGAAGCAGCTGAAGAAGCTTCAGATGGATGTGGCAGAAATGAAGAAGACAAAG GTCCGTCTCATGAAGCAGATGAAGGAGCAACAGGAAAAGAACAGGATGAACGAATCTCGCAGAAACCGTGAAATTGCTACCTTGAAGAAAGACCAACGCAAGCAAGAG CATCAACTGAAGTTACTGGAGGCTCAGAAGAGACAGCAGGAGCTCATTCTGAGGAGAAAGACTGAGGAG gtgaCAGCTCTGAGGAGGCAGGCCAGGCCCACCTCTGGTAAAGTCATCAGGAAAGTCAGTCTCCCAGAACCAGCAGCACAGGACTCGGCCCACAGACCCCCGTCTGGCCGCATGTACTCCTCTGGCAATGCAGCTCCGAATGGTACCCG ttctTACTACAGGCGTACAGTGGGGATTTACTCCACCAGAGTTGCTCGTAATAAATGGCAGTGCCTTGAGAGACgaatctgtgacatcatcatgcaGAGGATGACCATCTCAAATATGGAGGCCGACATGAACCGCCTTCTCAAG CAACGAGAGGAACTGACCAAGCGGAAGGAGAAGGTCCTCAGAAAGAAGGACCGTTTGACCAGGGAGGGGGCAGAGTTAGAGAAGGCGGTGCCTCCCCTCAACGAAGAAGTGGACGCGTTGACGGCCAACATCGACTACATCAATGACAGCATCGCAGATTGTCAGGCCAACATTATGCAGATGGAGGAAACCAAG GAGGAGGGTGACACATTGGACATCTCTGCTGTGATAGGTTCATGTACTCTGGGAGAGTCTCGTTTCCTTCTCGATCACTTCATGACAATGGCCATAAATAAG GGTCTGCAGGCAGCACAGAAAGAGTCCCAGGTGAAGGTGATGGAGGGCAGGCTGAAGCAGACCGAGATCACCAGTGCCACACAGAATCAGCTGCTCTTCCATATGCTGAAGGAGAAAGCAGAGTTCAACCCGGAGCTGGATGCCCTGCTGGGGAATGCTCTGCAAG AGCTAGGTAACATCCCAGCTG AAAATGGGGATGATAGCAGCAGTGATGAGTCTGCTCAGAGCCCTTCAGCAGAGGGGAC CACTTTAGCGTCAGACCTCATGAAACTATGTGGAGAAACCAAAACCAGGAATAAG GCTCGAAGGAGGACCACCACTCAGATGGAGTTGCTGTATGCAAATTCTGACTCTGTCCCCGAGGCGCCAACCGCGGACTTCTCCAGTCCAATGCTGCTGTTAGCAGAAACaccagatggaggaggagacatgGACACATCAGGCTCATCAGTCAGGGACTACACAGCTCTCTCCCCTGGCTTTTCCTCTAAAATGGGCAGCAT TTCTGGCTCCAGAACATCACCAGCGTTGGAAAAGCGAACTCCGGAGCCTTCCCCACTCTCTCGCAGGAAGACGTATGACAGGGCGCATGCAGCAGCCGACAGGGCAAAGGTCAAGGAGATTAAACA GAATAATGGATGTCTCCACTCGTCCTCCAGCCGCTTACAACGAGCTGTTTCACATCCTCGCTCCGACCCAGCAAA GGGCGTCATTAACCCTGTGCCATCCACCAAGAGCAGTCGTTCAGCGACATTGCAGTGTGTCCATGTGGCAGAGGGACATACCAAAGCTGTTCTTTGTGTGGACTGCACTGATGACCTTCTCTTCACTGGATCCAAAG ACCGGACGTGTAAGGTGTGGAACCTGGTGACCGGTCAGGAGATAATGTCACTTGCTGGTCACCCCAACAATGTGGTGTCGGTCCGCTACAGCTCCAGTTTAGTCTTCACTGTGTCGACCTCCTGCATCAAAGTCTGGGACATCCGTGACTCGGCCAAGTGCATCCGTACACTGAC GTCTTCTGGTCAGGTAAACGTTGGGGACATCTCTGCATCGAACACCAGTCGAACTGTCACCATCCCACCCGGCGAGAACCAGATCAACGAGATTGCTCTCAACCCCAACGGGTCAGTTCTCTACGCGGCTGCTGGCAACTCGGTCAGAGTCTGGGATCTGAGGAG ATTTGCATCCACTGGTAAACTTACTGGTCATCTTGGCCCCGTAATGTGTCTGACCGTGGATCAGTCCGGAAGCAACCAAGACCTGGTGATCACGGGGTCCAAGGATCATTACATTAAG CTGTTTGAAGTGACCGAGTGCTCGTTGGGGAGCATCGGCCCAACACACAACTTTGAACCTCCACATTATGATGGTATCGAGTCACTGGTGGTGCAGGGAGACTTTTTCTTCAGCGGCTCTCGAGACAACGGCATCAAGAAGTGGGACCTGGACCGCAAAGACCTGCTGCAG